The following are encoded together in the Drosophila biarmipes strain raj3 chromosome 3L, RU_DBia_V1.1, whole genome shotgun sequence genome:
- the LOC108035112 gene encoding uncharacterized protein LOC108035112: MRSLILVALLAFLAVGFVAARPAEDEESSSSSVVDASTDSSSNADESTEANEEQSEGSSDDESTTEASSDDESSGEVKKHIRPFWPRFGGHGPVVVRRHPGFETI, encoded by the coding sequence ATGCGTTCCCTGATTCTCGTCGCCCTTTTGGCCTTCTTGGCCGTTGGCTTTGTGGCTGCCCGCCCAGCTGAGGATGAGGAGTCCTCTTCCTCGTCTGTGGTGGATGCCTCTACGGATTCTTCCAGCAATGCTGATGAGAGCACTGAAGCTAATGAGGAGCAGAGCGAGGGATCTAGCGATGATGAATCCACCACCGAAGCCTCTTCCGATGATGAATCCAGTGGCGAAGTCAAGAAGCACATTCGTCCCTTCTGGCCCAGGTTCGGAGGTCATGGTCCCGTTGTGGTCAGGCGTCATCCTGGTTTTGAAACCATCTAA
- the LOC108035111 gene encoding uncharacterized protein LOC108035111, translating into MRALCVLSLIAGLGIALISTDPLNESSNPKEIKPINRTEIDEIIKNWQLLEKLANETLYSPDPTSRDPTTLETQEPTEEDTKNPTGEETQEPTGEENEEPHVIHGADGEFYVVEEEEEEDGATLDKPTEAQPVNFLKYPKHAPDFKAYPRFAILRNSYVHHMNLDF; encoded by the coding sequence ATGCGTGCTTTGTGTGTTCTAAGTCTGATCGCTGGCTTGGGTATAGCCTTGATTTCTACAGATCCCTTAAACGAATCAAGCAACCCAAAAGAGATAAAGCCGATCAATAGAACGGAAATAGATGAAATTATTAAGAACTGGCAGTTGCTCGAAAAGCTAGCCAACGAAACATTGTATTCACCAGATCCAACTAGTCGGGATCCAACCACATTGGAAACACAGGAGCCAACTGAAGAGGATACGAAGAATCCCACTGGCGAGGAAACTCAAGAACCCACAGGGGAGGAGAACGAAGAACCACATGTTATACACGGAGCAGATGGAGAGTTCTATGttgtggaggaggaggaagaggaggatGGGGCAACTCTGGATAAGCCCACTGAAGCCCAACCAGTTAACTTCCTCAAATACCCCAAGCATGCACCCGATTTCAAGGCCTATCCGAGGTTCGCGATCCTCAGAAATAGTTATGTGCACCACATGAACCTCGATTTTTAG
- the LOC108035116 gene encoding uncharacterized protein LOC108035116 encodes MRLTLRLLSIIGLTLILALITSAESSGKSRNREDRFDLENESIESGQSDDLLESCKSKESAESYSCRQRKTQYPKRKTFHFAI; translated from the coding sequence ATGCGTCTCACCCTTAGGTTGTTGTCGATTATTGGTCTTACGCTAATACTTGCCTTAATCACTAGTGCTGAATCATCTGGAAAGTCCCGGAATCGAGAAGATCGTTTTGATTTGGAGAACGAAAGCATTGAAAGTGGGCAAAGTGACGATCTTTTAGAGTCATGTAAAAGTAAAGAAAGTGCGGAGAGCTACAGCTGCCGGCAAAGGAAAACGCAGTACCCAAAGCGAAAGACTTTTCACTTTGCAATTTAA